The Victivallis sp. Marseille-Q1083 genome has a window encoding:
- a CDS encoding secretin N-terminal domain-containing protein gives MIGIGTAGMLLCSCSWFNQEPESTVPTGENRFDFLRHEENISAPAERETMEQELVKAKLDEGDELSDERFKLLTGAAKTENTPARGDDSERFYEDFILTNADEELPVSLVFNSAPLLDVLPAFADVLGFNFLADSDLKNVVTLNLNSTMTRRELWDTFDKMLYLSGAGVMVDVDGLLRVMPLSKLAMQPDARMAHNGNGEVYYYALKNTTAKDVLNQLKPFLGRDSVVVELTQPNAILLSDDRNNMPKIKQLLEIIDQSRRGNWPRAIIKCRNVLPSKLTEELQSVLPVLGFSVVRTTDTTNGNVDDTSGAILLAGIDRLQIVVASAATEEAIREIRDWVEILDSSDSIDQERIFVYKVAHNKATQLTEALSVIFDTQGSTLTVDTSGDDRTSQVNSNYNSRSGSSSDTDTNLKTDRNSNVFDTPVKVFADGVLNRLVVRTTPRAYASVKALLDRLDVVPAQVLLQVLVVEVTLNKSTEFGLEFSYADDGGNAGTLLGTNYSSLNPYGDTPDDGFRFLINDPDDPEKKFGYIKALAGNNALKVISSPQLVVSSHTEAQISVGSQVPVISSAITNTSSEGSLIQNYNYQDTGIILTITPEITSTDLIALEVVQTLSTAMTNTISKSIDSPIIQERTLQTSMTIANGRTMILGGLIQEQKSDDLETIPIIGDIPILNRLFGNTSSSTERTEILVMITGYVVDEKSPVEDMIKRYNDAIKALNEFENTMGDRLEAATIKDPVQ, from the coding sequence ATGATCGGAATCGGTACGGCCGGGATGTTGCTGTGTTCCTGCAGCTGGTTCAATCAGGAGCCGGAATCGACTGTGCCGACCGGTGAAAATCGTTTTGATTTCCTGCGTCATGAGGAGAATATCTCGGCGCCTGCCGAGCGGGAGACGATGGAGCAGGAGTTGGTCAAGGCGAAGTTGGATGAAGGTGACGAGCTGAGTGATGAACGGTTCAAATTGCTGACCGGTGCGGCGAAAACCGAAAATACACCGGCGCGAGGCGATGACAGCGAGCGGTTTTATGAAGATTTTATCCTGACGAATGCCGATGAAGAACTGCCGGTGTCACTGGTCTTTAACAGCGCGCCGCTGTTGGACGTGCTGCCGGCCTTCGCCGATGTGCTTGGCTTCAATTTTCTGGCCGACAGTGATTTAAAAAATGTCGTGACGTTGAACCTCAATTCGACGATGACCCGGCGGGAGTTGTGGGATACGTTCGACAAGATGCTCTATCTGTCCGGCGCCGGGGTTATGGTCGATGTCGATGGTTTGCTGCGGGTGATGCCGCTGTCCAAGCTGGCGATGCAGCCGGATGCCAGAATGGCGCACAACGGCAATGGCGAAGTTTATTATTATGCGTTGAAAAATACGACCGCCAAGGATGTTCTGAATCAATTGAAACCCTTCCTCGGCCGGGACAGTGTCGTCGTTGAACTGACACAGCCGAATGCCATCTTGCTGAGCGACGACCGCAATAATATGCCGAAGATCAAACAATTGCTGGAAATCATCGACCAGAGCCGCCGCGGCAACTGGCCGCGCGCCATCATCAAATGTCGCAATGTGTTGCCGAGCAAGCTGACCGAAGAGTTGCAGAGTGTATTGCCGGTATTGGGCTTCAGCGTCGTTCGCACCACCGATACGACGAACGGCAATGTTGACGATACCAGCGGCGCGATTTTGCTGGCCGGCATCGACCGGCTGCAGATTGTCGTTGCCTCGGCGGCGACCGAGGAAGCGATTCGGGAAATCCGGGATTGGGTCGAGATTCTCGACAGTTCCGATTCCATCGATCAGGAACGTATTTTCGTTTATAAGGTGGCGCACAACAAGGCGACACAGTTGACCGAGGCCTTGTCGGTGATCTTCGATACCCAGGGGTCGACGCTGACGGTCGATACCAGCGGCGACGACCGGACTTCGCAGGTGAATTCCAATTACAACAGTCGATCCGGCAGTTCTTCCGATACCGATACCAACCTCAAAACCGACCGTAACTCCAACGTATTCGATACGCCGGTCAAAGTGTTTGCCGACGGGGTGCTCAACCGGTTGGTGGTCCGGACGACGCCGCGGGCATACGCTTCGGTCAAAGCGTTGCTCGACCGGCTGGATGTCGTACCGGCTCAGGTGTTGCTTCAGGTGCTGGTGGTGGAGGTGACGCTGAACAAATCGACCGAATTCGGCCTGGAATTTTCTTACGCCGACGATGGGGGCAACGCCGGCACTTTGCTGGGAACCAATTACTCCAGCCTTAACCCGTATGGCGACACTCCGGATGATGGTTTTCGTTTTCTGATCAATGACCCGGACGATCCTGAAAAGAAGTTCGGTTATATTAAAGCGTTGGCCGGCAACAATGCCTTGAAAGTGATTTCCAGTCCGCAACTGGTGGTTTCCAGCCACACCGAAGCGCAGATTTCGGTTGGCAGCCAGGTGCCGGTCATCTCGTCGGCAATCACCAATACCTCGTCGGAAGGCTCGCTGATCCAGAATTACAATTATCAGGATACCGGTATCATCCTGACCATCACGCCGGAAATCACCAGTACGGATCTGATTGCTCTTGAAGTCGTGCAGACGTTGTCGACCGCGATGACCAACACCATCAGCAAATCGATTGATTCGCCGATCATTCAGGAGCGGACTTTGCAAACCTCGATGACGATCGCCAACGGACGGACAATGATTCTCGGCGGTTTGATCCAGGAACAGAAGAGCGATGATTTGGAAACGATTCCGATCATCGGTGATATTCCGATCCTGAACCGGTTGTTCGGCAACACCAGCAGTTCGACGGAGCGGACGGAAATTCTGGTGATGATCACCGGATATGTCGTCGATGAAAAGAGCCCGGTCGAAGATATGATCAAGCGCTACAATGACGCGATCAAAGCGTTGAACGAGTTTGAAAATACGATGGGCGACCGCCTGGAAGCCGCCACGATCAAGGATCCCGTGCAATGA